The Agromyces mariniharenae genome includes a window with the following:
- a CDS encoding Re/Si-specific NAD(P)(+) transhydrogenase subunit alpha: MRVGIARERREGERRVAATPETVRQLVGLGLEVLVEHGAGEASGHPDAAYEEAGAAIEEVLELGDLDVLLHVRPLDPATPPRLRRGAITIGLASPSTELPTVRALADAGVTAFALELVPRISRAQSMDALTSQALVAGYRCVLEAAMRLPRFFPLYMTAAGTIPPARVLVLGAGVAGLQAIGTAKRLGARVSANDVRAASADEVQSLGGTFINLDLDAADASGGYAKELGADRAARQRQLLAPHVADADVLITTAAIPGRPAPLLVTADMVRAMRPGSVVVDLAAESGGNVEGSVAGSDVAVPTADGGGTVTVVGMKDAASTMPADASRLYAKNVANLLALMTHDGSVEPDFGDVVVMDACLTHDGEVRHPATAEALATDAQEGAR; this comes from the coding sequence GTGAGGGTCGGCATCGCGAGAGAGCGACGAGAGGGCGAACGCCGGGTCGCCGCCACGCCCGAGACCGTGCGCCAGCTGGTCGGCCTGGGTCTGGAGGTGCTCGTCGAGCACGGCGCCGGTGAGGCATCCGGACACCCCGACGCGGCGTACGAGGAGGCCGGCGCGGCGATCGAGGAGGTGCTCGAGCTCGGCGACCTCGACGTGCTGCTGCACGTGCGCCCGCTCGACCCCGCGACACCCCCGCGGCTGCGTCGCGGCGCCATCACGATCGGCCTCGCCTCGCCGTCGACCGAGCTGCCGACCGTGCGCGCGCTCGCCGACGCCGGCGTCACCGCGTTCGCCCTCGAGCTCGTGCCGCGCATCTCACGCGCGCAGTCGATGGACGCCCTCACGAGCCAGGCGCTCGTCGCCGGCTACCGCTGCGTGCTCGAGGCCGCGATGCGGCTCCCGCGATTCTTCCCCCTGTACATGACGGCTGCGGGCACGATCCCACCCGCCCGGGTGCTCGTGCTCGGCGCGGGCGTCGCCGGGCTGCAGGCGATCGGCACGGCGAAGCGGCTCGGCGCGCGGGTGTCGGCGAACGACGTGCGCGCGGCATCCGCCGACGAGGTGCAGTCGCTCGGCGGCACGTTCATCAACCTCGACCTCGACGCCGCCGACGCGAGCGGCGGCTACGCGAAGGAGCTCGGCGCCGACCGCGCGGCCCGCCAGCGGCAGCTGCTCGCGCCGCACGTCGCCGACGCCGACGTGCTCATCACGACCGCCGCGATCCCGGGGCGCCCGGCGCCGCTGCTCGTCACGGCCGACATGGTGCGGGCGATGCGTCCCGGCTCCGTGGTCGTCGACCTCGCGGCCGAGTCGGGCGGCAACGTCGAAGGGTCGGTCGCCGGGTCGGATGTCGCGGTGCCGACCGCCGACGGCGGGGGCACGGTCACGGTCGTGGGCATGAAGGATGCCGCGTCGACGATGCCCGCTGACGCCTCCCGCCTGTATGCGAAGAACGTCGCCAACCTCCTCGCACTCATGACGCACGACGGCTCCGTCGAGCCCGACTTCGGCGACGTGGTGGTGATGGACGCGTGCCTCACCCACGACGGCGAGGTGCGGCATCCGGCGACCGCGGAGGCCCTCGCCACCGACGCACAGGAAGGAGCGCGCTGA
- a CDS encoding NAD(P) transhydrogenase subunit alpha, with protein sequence MDGVALLTITVLAVFVGFEVVSKVSSTLHTPLMSGANAIHGIILVGAIIVAGQAADGWTLTIALVAVVLATANLVGGFVVTDRMLEMFRGRKPKPAEAAASTDPKESGR encoded by the coding sequence ATGGACGGCGTCGCACTGCTCACCATCACCGTGCTCGCGGTGTTCGTGGGCTTCGAGGTGGTCTCGAAGGTCTCGAGCACCCTGCACACCCCGCTCATGTCGGGCGCGAACGCCATCCACGGCATCATCCTCGTCGGCGCGATCATCGTCGCCGGCCAGGCCGCCGACGGCTGGACGCTCACCATCGCCCTCGTCGCCGTCGTGCTCGCGACCGCCAACCTCGTCGGCGGCTTCGTCGTCACCGACCGCATGCTCGAGATGTTCCGCGGCCGCAAGCCGAAGCCCGCCGAGGCCGCCGCCTCCACCGACCCGAAGGAGTCCGGTCGATGA
- a CDS encoding NAD(P)(+) transhydrogenase (Re/Si-specific) subunit beta gives MTILSPTWTAILYLVAAVCFILALKGLSSPKTARRGNLIGAAGALVAVITVFLSTKLDNIPWILAAIAIGSAIAAPVARRVQMTQMPQLVALFNGVGGGAAALVALLELPHTDDPWVRLAIVFTLLVGAVSFSGSLVTFAKLQELMTTRPVVFPGLPVLMGLSLVAAIVASVFVVLTGEAWLAVVLLALGLVAGVLLVLPVGGADVPIVISLLNAFTGLAVAASGLVLGNVLLVVAGTLVGASGTILTRAMASAMGRSVSGILFGAFRGGSTAGSTEASDRPVRSSSAEDVAVLLGYAQRVIIVPGYGLAVAQGQHTVAELQAALEARGTEVVFAIHPVAGRMPGHMNVLLAEANVPYESLKEMSEVNGEFKQADVALVVGANDVVNPAAKSTPGSPIYGMPILEVEDARQVVFLKRSMRPGFAGIENELLYEPQTTLLFGDAKDSLTKVLTAVKAL, from the coding sequence ATGACGATCCTCTCCCCCACCTGGACCGCCATCCTCTACCTCGTCGCCGCCGTCTGCTTCATCCTCGCCCTGAAGGGGCTGAGCTCCCCGAAGACCGCGCGCCGGGGCAACCTCATCGGCGCGGCGGGCGCGCTCGTGGCCGTGATCACGGTGTTCCTCTCGACGAAGCTCGACAACATCCCGTGGATCCTCGCCGCCATCGCGATCGGCTCGGCGATCGCGGCGCCCGTGGCCCGTCGCGTGCAGATGACGCAGATGCCCCAGCTCGTCGCGCTCTTCAACGGCGTGGGCGGCGGTGCAGCGGCGCTCGTGGCGCTGCTCGAGCTTCCGCACACGGATGACCCGTGGGTGCGCCTCGCGATCGTGTTCACGCTGCTCGTCGGCGCCGTCTCCTTCTCGGGCTCGCTCGTCACGTTCGCGAAGCTGCAGGAGCTCATGACGACCCGGCCGGTGGTGTTCCCCGGTCTTCCGGTCCTCATGGGACTCTCCCTCGTCGCGGCGATCGTGGCATCCGTCTTCGTCGTGCTGACGGGCGAGGCCTGGCTCGCGGTCGTGCTGCTCGCGCTCGGCCTCGTCGCGGGCGTGCTGCTCGTGCTGCCCGTGGGCGGCGCCGACGTGCCGATCGTGATCTCGCTGCTCAACGCGTTCACCGGACTCGCGGTCGCGGCGTCGGGCCTCGTGCTCGGCAACGTGCTGCTCGTCGTGGCGGGCACGCTCGTCGGCGCCTCCGGAACGATCCTGACCCGCGCGATGGCGTCGGCCATGGGCCGCAGCGTCTCGGGCATCCTGTTCGGCGCGTTCCGCGGCGGCTCCACGGCGGGGTCCACCGAGGCATCCGACCGACCGGTGCGCTCGTCGAGCGCCGAGGACGTCGCGGTGCTGCTCGGCTACGCCCAGCGCGTGATCATCGTGCCGGGGTACGGCCTCGCGGTGGCCCAGGGCCAGCACACGGTCGCCGAGCTGCAGGCCGCGCTCGAGGCCCGGGGCACCGAGGTGGTGTTCGCGATCCACCCCGTGGCAGGCCGCATGCCCGGCCACATGAACGTGCTGCTCGCCGAGGCGAACGTGCCCTACGAGTCGCTGAAGGAGATGAGCGAGGTCAACGGCGAGTTCAAGCAGGCGGATGTCGCGCTCGTCGTCGGCGCGAACGACGTCGTGAACCCCGCGGCGAAGTCGACGCCGGGCTCGCCGATCTACGGCATGCCGATCCTCGAGGTCGAGGATGCGCGCCAGGTGGTGTTCCTGAAGCGCTCGATGCGGCCGGGCTTCGCGGGCATCGAGAACGAGCTGCTCTACGAGCCGCAGACCACGCTGCTCTTCGGCGACGCGAAGGACTCGCTCACCAAGGTGCTCACGGCGGTGAAGGCGCTGTAG
- a CDS encoding VOC family protein, giving the protein MLRGFATVSYYAADLEAAAAWYGEVLGIEPYYRRPGYTEFRVGDTGDELGLIDAQYRPAGPTEPAGEVVFWHVDDLAGSYERLLALGATPYQPPIERGPGFVTAVVVDPFGNLLGVMYNQHYLDVLAAAPVVE; this is encoded by the coding sequence ATGCTCAGGGGATTCGCCACCGTCAGCTACTACGCCGCCGACCTCGAGGCCGCCGCCGCCTGGTACGGCGAGGTGCTCGGCATCGAGCCGTACTACCGTCGCCCGGGCTACACCGAGTTCCGCGTCGGCGACACCGGCGACGAGCTCGGGCTCATCGACGCGCAGTACCGGCCGGCGGGCCCGACCGAGCCCGCCGGCGAGGTCGTCTTCTGGCACGTCGACGACCTGGCCGGATCGTACGAGCGCCTCCTCGCGCTCGGGGCGACGCCGTACCAGCCGCCGATCGAGCGCGGGCCGGGCTTCGTGACGGCGGTCGTGGTCGACCCGTTCGGCAACCTCCTCGGAGTCATGTACAACCAGCACTACCTCGACGTACTCGCCGCTGCTCCGGTCGTCGAGTAG
- a CDS encoding helix-turn-helix transcriptional regulator, which produces MRADRLVATLLTLQARGRVTAAQLAEELEVSVATARRDLEALSAAGIPVYPQAGRGGGWQLLGGARTDLSGLTAPEARALFLLVGPAASVDPDAKAALRKLVRALPESFRTDAAAAADAVVIDPGEWGRDASDRPELLPVLESAVVQRRRIRLRYAAWNRDPVDRLVDPWGLVRKRDHWYLLGAVDGAERTYRVDRMLEASVTDEPAERPDDLDLAELWERVTSEVEEQRAAASATVIVDTGIVPLLHTQFGQRAVHEASVDAMRSRARITAPTEQLLARGLAGWAEYLEVEEPASLRAELMRLGRVLVERNGG; this is translated from the coding sequence ATGCGCGCCGATCGCCTCGTGGCCACCCTGCTGACCCTGCAGGCGCGCGGCCGCGTGACCGCGGCGCAACTCGCCGAGGAGCTCGAGGTCTCGGTCGCGACCGCGCGCCGCGATCTCGAGGCGCTGTCGGCTGCCGGCATCCCCGTCTACCCGCAGGCGGGCCGCGGCGGCGGCTGGCAGCTCCTCGGCGGCGCGCGTACCGACCTGTCGGGGCTCACGGCGCCCGAGGCACGGGCCCTGTTCCTGCTCGTGGGGCCTGCGGCATCCGTCGACCCCGACGCCAAGGCCGCGCTGCGCAAGCTCGTGCGCGCGCTGCCCGAGAGCTTCCGCACGGATGCCGCGGCCGCCGCCGACGCGGTCGTCATCGATCCCGGCGAGTGGGGTCGCGACGCATCCGACCGCCCCGAGCTGCTGCCGGTGCTCGAGTCGGCGGTGGTGCAGCGCCGCCGCATCCGCCTGCGGTACGCCGCGTGGAATCGCGACCCCGTCGACCGGCTCGTCGATCCGTGGGGCCTCGTGCGCAAGCGCGACCACTGGTACCTGCTCGGGGCGGTCGACGGCGCCGAGCGCACCTATCGCGTCGATCGGATGCTCGAGGCTTCCGTGACCGACGAGCCGGCGGAGCGCCCCGACGACCTCGACCTGGCTGAGCTCTGGGAGCGCGTGACGTCGGAGGTGGAGGAGCAGCGGGCGGCCGCCTCGGCGACGGTGATCGTCGACACCGGGATCGTGCCGCTGCTGCACACGCAGTTCGGCCAGCGCGCGGTGCACGAGGCATCCGTGGATGCGATGCGCTCCCGGGCGCGCATCACGGCGCCGACCGAGCAGCTGCTCGCGCGCGGCCTCGCCGGCTGGGCGGAGTACCTCGAGGTGGAGGAGCCCGCGTCGCTCCGCGCGGAGCTGATGCGGCTCGGTCGCGTGCTCGTGGAGCGCAACGGCGGCTGA
- a CDS encoding DUF308 domain-containing protein produces MATARDAAPERTQYWVVPVVRGLLALVPAAVITFSQNHAPELGLVVFGAWAIVSGLVVGALSMRLIEERGIRSLFLVNAVATTAAGLLAVTIPGGLPYLLYLVSVWAAVTGFMELYAGLRARGRTPAARDWIAAGAFTAVAAIVFLLLPPDSVTAVGLLGAYFVILGVYLVIGGFSLKWAAAPGAAASGSEQHS; encoded by the coding sequence GTGGCCACCGCCCGCGATGCCGCTCCGGAGCGCACCCAGTACTGGGTCGTCCCGGTCGTGCGCGGACTCCTCGCACTCGTGCCGGCGGCGGTGATCACGTTCTCGCAGAACCACGCGCCCGAGCTCGGCCTCGTCGTGTTCGGCGCGTGGGCGATCGTGTCCGGGCTCGTCGTCGGCGCGCTGTCGATGCGCCTCATCGAGGAGCGCGGCATCCGCTCGCTGTTCCTCGTGAACGCCGTCGCGACCACCGCCGCGGGCCTGCTCGCGGTCACGATCCCCGGCGGACTCCCCTACCTGCTCTACCTCGTGAGCGTGTGGGCGGCCGTCACCGGGTTCATGGAGCTCTACGCGGGCCTGCGCGCCCGAGGCCGCACGCCTGCGGCGCGCGACTGGATCGCCGCTGGCGCGTTCACGGCCGTGGCCGCGATCGTGTTCCTGCTGCTGCCGCCCGACTCCGTCACGGCGGTCGGCCTGCTCGGCGCGTACTTCGTGATCCTCGGCGTCTACCTCGTCATCGGCGGGTTCTCGTTGAAGTGGGCTGCGGCGCCGGGCGCCGCGGCATCCGGATCGGAGCAGCACTCGTGA
- a CDS encoding alpha/beta hydrolase, with translation MVTVERSHSRYARRRVLAWSAVGLSALCVAAYAAQRAAARRDARRFPPPGRLVDLGRVRLHLDVRGESRGAPTVVLEAGLGSFSPNWHWVQLALADHVRVVAYDRAGLGWSDPSPAPRDGATMAVELHGALRTAGIDGPYILAGHSFGGLVVRAFAELYPRETAGLVLVDASHPDQWARWPVPQAHRLQVISLSASAALARFGLFRIVDAFGAVSDGLPDRKVAELHAGFVRPSTSATEAAQMREWEATTRPFLHRAAPLGDLPLAVIGVGVQPIGAETLTALQEELPGLSTNSARRVVADATHESLIAHRDHADAVASAILAVVDATGGARVDDAWAPRAD, from the coding sequence ATGGTGACCGTCGAACGGTCGCACTCCCGCTATGCCCGACGACGCGTGCTCGCTTGGTCGGCCGTCGGCCTGTCGGCCCTCTGTGTGGCCGCGTACGCCGCCCAGCGCGCAGCGGCGAGACGTGACGCGCGTCGATTCCCGCCGCCCGGCCGCCTCGTCGACCTCGGCCGCGTCCGACTGCACCTCGACGTCCGTGGCGAGAGCCGGGGAGCGCCGACGGTGGTGCTCGAAGCCGGTCTCGGGTCGTTCTCGCCGAACTGGCACTGGGTCCAGCTGGCGTTGGCCGATCACGTGCGGGTCGTCGCGTACGACCGTGCCGGACTCGGCTGGAGCGACCCGAGCCCGGCGCCCCGCGACGGTGCGACGATGGCCGTGGAGCTGCACGGCGCGCTCCGCACCGCCGGGATCGATGGTCCGTACATCCTCGCCGGGCACTCATTCGGCGGGTTGGTCGTGCGCGCGTTCGCCGAGCTCTATCCGCGCGAGACCGCCGGCCTCGTGCTCGTCGACGCGTCGCATCCCGACCAGTGGGCGCGTTGGCCGGTACCGCAGGCGCATCGGCTCCAGGTCATCTCGCTGAGCGCGTCGGCCGCACTGGCGCGGTTCGGCCTGTTCCGCATCGTCGACGCGTTCGGCGCCGTCTCAGACGGACTGCCCGACCGGAAGGTCGCCGAACTGCACGCCGGCTTCGTGCGACCCTCGACCTCGGCGACCGAGGCGGCGCAGATGCGGGAGTGGGAGGCGACCACCCGACCGTTCCTCCACCGCGCCGCTCCGCTCGGCGACCTGCCGCTCGCCGTCATCGGGGTCGGCGTGCAGCCGATAGGCGCCGAGACGCTCACCGCCCTGCAGGAGGAGCTGCCCGGACTCTCGACGAACTCCGCGCGCCGCGTCGTGGCCGATGCCACCCACGAGTCGCTCATCGCCCACCGCGACCATGCGGACGCCGTCGCGTCGGCGATCCTCGCAGTGGTCGACGCGACGGGTGGCGCGCGCGTGGATGACGCGTGGGCGCCGCGCGCCGACTAA
- the purB gene encoding adenylosuccinate lyase — MTSLPPQPLSPLDGRYRAAVEALGEYLSEAGLNRARVHVEVEWLIAQTDRGFFGSSPLSAEQKAQLRSVVTEFGQVDIDELASLEATTRHDVKAVEYYVRRRLELLGLDDIAELTHFACTSEDINNLSYAITVRDAVERVWLPKYRGVIDALSALSVELRDAAMLSRTHGQPATPTTMGKELAVFAYRLERIARQVEATEYLGKFSGATGTFSAHVVAAPDVAWPDVSREFVESLGLTWNPLTTQIESHDWQAELYAKVSHANRVLHNLATDIWTYISLGYFRQIPAAGATGSSTMPHKVNPIRFENAEANLELSSAVLDSLAATLVTSRLQRDLTDSSAQRNIGVGFGHSLLALDNIERGLGEIDLDRSLLLADLDVNWEVLGEAIQTVIRAEVVAGRSTIADPYALLKELTRGKRVGAAELAAFVEGLEIGEDAKRRLLELTPATYTGLASELVDRL; from the coding sequence ATGACCTCGCTGCCCCCCCAGCCGCTCAGCCCGCTCGACGGACGGTACCGCGCCGCAGTCGAAGCGCTCGGCGAGTACCTGTCGGAGGCCGGGCTCAACCGCGCCCGCGTGCACGTCGAGGTCGAGTGGCTCATCGCGCAGACCGACCGCGGGTTCTTCGGCTCGTCGCCGCTGTCGGCCGAGCAGAAAGCGCAGCTGCGGTCGGTCGTCACCGAGTTCGGCCAGGTCGACATCGACGAGCTCGCGTCGCTCGAGGCGACCACGCGCCACGACGTGAAGGCCGTCGAGTACTACGTGCGCCGCCGCCTCGAGCTGCTCGGCCTCGACGACATCGCCGAGCTCACCCACTTCGCCTGCACGAGCGAGGACATCAACAACCTCTCCTACGCGATCACCGTGCGCGACGCCGTCGAGCGCGTCTGGCTGCCGAAGTATCGCGGCGTCATCGATGCGCTGAGCGCCCTGTCGGTCGAGCTGCGGGATGCCGCGATGCTCTCGCGCACGCACGGACAGCCCGCGACGCCCACCACGATGGGCAAGGAGCTCGCCGTCTTCGCCTACCGCCTCGAGCGCATCGCCCGCCAGGTCGAGGCCACCGAGTACCTCGGCAAGTTCTCGGGCGCGACCGGCACGTTCTCGGCGCACGTGGTCGCGGCGCCCGATGTCGCGTGGCCCGACGTGTCGCGCGAGTTCGTCGAATCGCTCGGGCTCACCTGGAACCCGCTCACGACCCAGATCGAGTCGCACGACTGGCAGGCCGAGCTCTACGCGAAGGTCTCGCACGCGAACCGCGTGCTGCACAACCTCGCGACCGACATCTGGACCTACATCTCGCTCGGCTACTTCCGGCAGATCCCTGCGGCGGGCGCGACCGGCTCGTCGACCATGCCGCACAAGGTGAACCCGATCCGGTTCGAGAACGCCGAGGCGAACCTCGAGCTCTCGAGCGCCGTGCTCGACTCGCTCGCCGCGACGCTCGTCACGAGCCGGCTACAGCGCGACCTCACCGACTCGAGCGCGCAGCGCAACATCGGCGTGGGCTTCGGCCATTCGCTCCTCGCCCTCGACAACATCGAGCGCGGCCTCGGCGAGATCGACCTCGACCGCAGCCTGCTGCTCGCCGACCTCGACGTGAACTGGGAGGTGCTCGGCGAGGCGATCCAGACGGTCATCCGCGCCGAGGTGGTCGCCGGGCGGTCGACGATCGCCGACCCGTACGCGCTGCTCAAGGAGCTCACCCGCGGCAAGCGGGTCGGCGCGGCCGAGCTCGCGGCCTTCGTCGAGGGCCTCGAGATCGGCGAGGACGCCAAGCGGCGCCTGCTCGAGCTGACTCCGGCGACGTATACCGGGCTCGCATCCGAACTCGTCGACCGGCTCTAG
- a CDS encoding low molecular weight protein-tyrosine-phosphatase gives MTRAEPAGDAAQPFRVSFVCTGNICRSPMAEVVLRSLAERAGLGDRIAIESAATGDWHVGEQADQRTIDALERRGYDGTHHRARQFDAADFPALDLVVAFDRGQARILRNQAPSSVDLDKVRLLLEFDPELAPLQDVPDPYYSDDATFDRVLGMIERSTSALFRQLAPALRQGNR, from the coding sequence ATGACGCGAGCGGAGCCCGCGGGGGACGCCGCGCAGCCCTTCCGAGTGTCCTTCGTGTGCACCGGCAACATCTGCCGCTCGCCGATGGCGGAGGTCGTGCTGCGCTCCCTCGCCGAACGCGCGGGACTCGGCGATCGCATCGCCATCGAGTCGGCCGCGACGGGGGACTGGCATGTCGGCGAGCAGGCTGACCAGCGCACCATCGACGCCCTCGAGCGCCGCGGCTACGACGGCACCCACCACCGCGCGCGGCAGTTCGACGCGGCGGACTTCCCCGCGCTCGACCTCGTGGTCGCGTTCGACCGCGGCCAGGCCCGCATCCTGCGCAACCAGGCGCCCTCGTCGGTCGACCTCGACAAGGTGCGGCTCCTGCTTGAGTTCGACCCCGAGCTGGCGCCGCTGCAGGACGTGCCCGACCCCTATTACTCCGACGATGCGACCTTCGATCGGGTTCTTGGGATGATAGAGCGGTCGACGTCGGCGCTCTTCCGGCAACTCGCCCCCGCTCTCAGACAAGGAAACCGATGA
- a CDS encoding aminoglycoside phosphotransferase family protein: MPPILDEISPAAQGWMAPALRWAIRAEKGVEMTDAPAPDFHVDEALAARLVADQHPDLAGEVRLVANGWDNAMFRLGDRLAVRMPRRREAVGLMWNEQRWLPRLAPRLPVAVPAPVRNGRPAPDLGYDVPWSIVPWFDGASGLAFDAETRGVAVNGLAAFVAELGAIPAPPDAPANAYRGVPLAHRDDDVRARLARGRIPDAARLTRVWDRSLAASAWPGPPVWLHGDLHPHNLLLAPSGGLVAVVDFGDITAGDPATDLATAWLTFDARARRVFRAELEARRGVDEATWDRARGWALVIASAVVDRTGPAGSFGRVASDVLEQVQLD, from the coding sequence ATGCCTCCCATTCTGGACGAGATCTCCCCGGCCGCACAGGGGTGGATGGCGCCTGCGCTACGCTGGGCGATCCGCGCTGAGAAGGGGGTCGAGATGACGGATGCCCCTGCGCCCGACTTCCACGTCGACGAGGCGCTCGCGGCACGGCTCGTGGCCGACCAGCACCCCGACCTCGCGGGCGAGGTACGGCTCGTGGCGAACGGCTGGGACAACGCGATGTTCCGGCTCGGCGACCGACTGGCCGTGCGGATGCCGCGGCGTCGCGAGGCGGTCGGGCTCATGTGGAACGAGCAGCGCTGGCTCCCCCGGCTGGCCCCGCGCCTGCCGGTCGCCGTTCCCGCGCCCGTGCGGAACGGACGGCCCGCCCCCGACCTCGGCTACGACGTGCCGTGGAGCATCGTCCCGTGGTTCGACGGCGCGAGCGGGCTCGCGTTCGACGCCGAGACGCGCGGCGTCGCGGTGAACGGCCTCGCCGCGTTCGTCGCGGAGCTCGGCGCGATCCCGGCGCCGCCGGATGCCCCGGCCAACGCGTATCGCGGCGTCCCGCTCGCGCACCGCGACGACGACGTGCGGGCTCGACTGGCTCGGGGACGGATCCCGGATGCCGCGCGACTCACTCGGGTGTGGGACCGGTCGCTCGCGGCATCCGCGTGGCCCGGCCCACCCGTGTGGCTGCACGGCGACCTTCACCCGCACAACCTGCTGCTCGCGCCGTCGGGCGGGCTCGTCGCGGTGGTCGACTTCGGCGACATCACCGCGGGCGATCCGGCGACCGACCTCGCGACCGCGTGGCTCACGTTCGACGCCCGCGCTCGCCGGGTGTTCCGCGCCGAGCTCGAGGCGCGCCGCGGCGTCGACGAGGCGACGTGGGACCGCGCCCGCGGATGGGCGCTCGTGATCGCCAGCGCGGTCGTCGACCGCACCGGTCCGGCGGGCTCGTTCGGGCGCGTGGCGTCCGACGTGCTCGAGCAGGTGCAGCTCGACTGA
- a CDS encoding phage holin family protein, with protein MRFIVKVIVVAFALWLTTFIVSGIRVVPYEETTLATVLTYLLIALIFGLVNAIVGTFVRIVAFPLYVLTLGLISFIVNGLLLLLVAWISSLMGFGLVIDGFWWGVLGALVLGLISWLIGLIVRPSRD; from the coding sequence ATGCGGTTCATCGTCAAGGTCATCGTCGTCGCCTTCGCGCTGTGGCTGACCACCTTCATCGTCTCGGGAATCCGGGTGGTGCCGTACGAGGAGACGACCCTCGCCACGGTGCTCACGTACCTGCTCATCGCGCTCATCTTCGGCCTTGTGAACGCCATCGTCGGCACCTTCGTGAGGATCGTCGCGTTCCCCTTGTACGTGCTCACGCTGGGCCTCATCTCGTTCATCGTGAACGGCCTGCTGCTGCTCCTCGTGGCGTGGATCAGCAGCCTGATGGGGTTCGGGCTCGTCATCGACGGCTTCTGGTGGGGCGTGCTCGGCGCCCTGGTGCTCGGCCTCATCAGCTGGCTGATCGGGCTCATCGTGCGCCCGTCGCGGGACTGA
- a CDS encoding histidinol-phosphate transaminase has translation MTATEPTPTRVRLRPEIAALPAYRQGRPAPADGYKLSSNENPFPPLPGVAAAVAATANEINRYPDATALALREKLAERFDVSVDEVIVGAGSVSLLAQFIAAAAGPGDEVVYSWRSFEAYPGLVTVSGATSVQVSNRDDHGHDLDAMADAVTERTRVAIVCSPNNPTGMIVTADEFEAFMARVPDDVLVLLDEAYIEFVRTEPTGPGASVDGRRMLDRYSNLVILRTFSKAYGLAGLRVGYAIGPVPILDAARSTAIPLSVTAASAAAALASLEPEAERELLARVETIAGRRKALRAALLEQGWPVPEAHGNFVWLPTGDRTVEVAERLFDAGLVTRAFPPEGIRVSVGEPESVETLLRILGELVPASQEGHPA, from the coding sequence GTGACCGCAACGGAGCCAACCCCGACGCGCGTGCGCCTCCGCCCCGAGATCGCCGCCCTCCCCGCATACCGACAGGGGCGCCCGGCGCCGGCCGACGGCTACAAGCTGTCGAGCAACGAGAACCCCTTCCCGCCGCTCCCCGGTGTCGCCGCGGCGGTGGCGGCTACCGCGAACGAGATCAACCGCTACCCCGACGCGACTGCACTCGCCCTGCGCGAGAAGCTCGCCGAGCGGTTCGACGTCTCGGTCGACGAGGTCATCGTCGGCGCCGGCTCGGTGTCGCTCCTCGCGCAGTTCATCGCGGCCGCCGCCGGTCCCGGCGACGAGGTCGTCTACTCCTGGCGCTCGTTCGAGGCGTATCCCGGGCTCGTCACGGTCTCGGGCGCGACGAGCGTGCAGGTGTCGAACCGCGACGACCACGGTCACGATCTCGATGCGATGGCCGACGCCGTCACCGAGCGCACCCGCGTCGCGATCGTCTGCTCCCCCAACAATCCCACGGGCATGATCGTCACCGCCGACGAGTTCGAGGCGTTCATGGCCCGGGTTCCCGACGACGTGCTCGTGCTGCTCGACGAGGCCTACATCGAGTTCGTGCGCACGGAGCCGACCGGGCCGGGGGCATCCGTCGACGGCCGCCGCATGCTCGACCGGTACTCCAACCTCGTCATCCTCCGCACCTTCTCGAAGGCCTACGGCCTCGCCGGCCTGCGGGTCGGCTATGCGATCGGCCCCGTGCCGATCCTCGACGCCGCGCGGTCGACGGCGATCCCGCTCAGCGTGACCGCCGCGTCGGCCGCCGCGGCGCTGGCCTCGCTCGAGCCCGAGGCCGAGCGCGAGCTGCTGGCCCGCGTCGAGACGATCGCCGGGCGGCGCAAGGCCCTCCGCGCGGCGCTGCTCGAGCAGGGCTGGCCCGTTCCCGAGGCGCACGGCAACTTCGTGTGGCTGCCCACGGGCGACCGCACGGTGGAGGTCGCGGAGCGGCTGTTCGATGCCGGACTCGTCACGCGGGCCTTCCCGCCCGAGGGCATCCGCGTCTCGGTCGGCGAGCCCGAGTCTGTCGAAACCCTCCTCAGGATTCTGGGTGAGCTTGTACCGGCCTCACAAGAAGGGCACCCGGCCTAG